Proteins found in one Anoplolepis gracilipes chromosome 7, ASM4749672v1, whole genome shotgun sequence genomic segment:
- the LOC140667547 gene encoding uncharacterized protein — translation MHSMNHRRRRVANRQSFYSSTGDIGWSPKLDIIVPIGEYFRRESLVVGESGLEPWNPMGHIYYGLMQCSCYLWCQLLRDPRCTQRKRAEADNATQRKMKLLVVSALVTIVVAAPGLLRVPKVYNAVITSNQNLSPSRTFPVIQPIIHRTAVGYVPPFYYTQIAPHFAGSEVVGYPSVGTVDDKVAGNDQASSTSRLAESTSFGVGKERDEDRATEKSDDGSKKSDPPKNSPKKNEQVPLSFYPNYQSLYYEPYIYTYNSFNQHLVPGTYYVDYQPYSSLEPIPATTPRNADSGHLLPSFHDEKKDRTTNDKEKIPNVPPPPLPTSTPKKS, via the exons ATGCACTCGATGAACCATCGAAGGAGACGCGTTGCAAACCGCCAATCCTTCTACAGTTCTACCGGTGATATAGGCTGGTCTCCGAAGTTGGACATTATAGTACCGATCGGAGAGTACTTTCGCCGAGAATCGCTCGTAGTGGGGGAGTCGGGACTTGAACCCTGGAACCCCATGGGCCATATATACTACGGGCTCATGCAGTGCTCTTGCTATTTGTGGTGTCAGCTTCTCAGAGATCCCCGCTGTACACAAAGGAAACGTGCAGAAGCTGATAACGCGACGCAACGTAAG ATGAAGCTGCTGGTTGTGAGCGCGCTCGTGACCATCGTGGTCGCCGCCCCGGGTCTCCTCAGGGTGCCGAAAGTGTACAACGCTGTAATCACGAGCAATCAGAATTTGTCACCGTCGCGGACGTTTCCAGTGATACAACCGATCATCCATCGTACTGCCGTCGGTTACGTGCCGCCGTTCTATTATACTCAAATAGCGCCTCATTTTGCCGGATCGGAAGTGGTGGGTTATCCGTCGGTCGGTACCGTCGACGATAAGGTCGCCGGGAACGATCAGGCTTCCTCGACATCGCGTCTAGCCGAATCGACCAGTTTCGGCGTCGGAAAGGAACGCGACGAAGATCGCGCGACGGAAAAAAGCGACGATGGTTCGAAGAAGAGCGATCCCCCGAAAAACTCCCCGAAGAAAAATGAGCAAGTGCCGTTGAGCTTCTACCCGAACTATCAGTCCCTTTATTACGAGCCGTACATTTATACCTACAACAGCTTTAATCAGCATCTCGTGCCCGGCACCTATTACGTCGATTACCAGCCTTACAGCTCCCTGGAACCGATCCCGGCGACTACGCCGAGAAACGCCGATTCCGGCCATTTGTTACCGAGTTTCCACGACGAGAAGAAAGATCGGACGACGaacgataaagagaaaataccAAACGTACCACCTCCGCCTCTTCCGACATCCACGCCGAAGAAATCTTAA
- the LOC140667546 gene encoding uncharacterized protein translates to MTKCFQMHQCADLLGAGHCIDIDDTRMIVCRKTLWMIAVLVLLASISTSLKPRSRRTRKVLHQQRSRAKSATIKVINRNREDVFAHSVPLYHNHRRMWNPSLNLYRTRRNYDDYIARRNTSDYYAERRAVMERYYARQREINARYANRTGSILGSKRNDVASQRRPVTRNATLFSLGREYPNKDISRDSTFRYPYIRVEPIYNESWNDGISIEPGNRRDMAPGTNFGFKYDTDLSQKRNSSNIERNTLDYYVTPTPCTNVSLSGTFAPKERTKHVKNCTLETEQTSNRANNNNSTGSDYQNWGTCEGKIVYQHNLLLGLKGPSNLDTLFEVIIQGPICITCVEVLRYNETRAMVTLDSGGRGHEYVKIRLKGYENEGFSYIIKVWGVKKIDQNCDNFS, encoded by the exons ATGACGAAATGTTTTCAGATGCATCAGTGCGCCGATCTCCTCGGAGCCGGACATTGCATTGACATCGATGACACGAGGATGATTGTTTGTCGTAAAACACTATGGATGATCGCGGTACTCGTTCTTCTCGCAAGCATATCAACGTCTCTAAAGCCACGAAGCAGGCGCACGAGGAAAGTTCTGCATCAGCAGCGATCTAGAGCCAAATCGGCGACCATAAAAGTGATAAATAGGAATCGCGAGGATGTGTTCGCGCACAGTGTACCGCTTTATCACAACCATAGGCGAATGTGGAACCCGTCGTTGAATTTATACAGAACGAGAAGAAACTACGATGATTATATCGCGCGAAGAAACACGAGCGATTATTACGCGGAGCGTAGAGCTGTCATGGAAAGATACTATGCGCGACAGCGTGAGATAAACGCGCGATACGCTAATCGAACGGGCAGCATCTTGGGATCGAAACGTAACGACGTTGCATCGCAGCGTCGGCCGGTGACGAGAAACGCTACTCTGTTCAGTCTTGGACGCGAATATCCCAATAAGGATATCTCGAGAGATAGCACTTTCCGCTATCCGTACATAAGAGTCGAGCCGATATACAATGAATCATGGAACGATGGGATATCGATCGAACCAGGCAATCGACGAGATATGGCGCCGGGAACCAACTTTGGCTTCAAATACGATACGGATTTATCGCAAAAGAGAAACAGCAGTAACATCGAGAGAAACACGTTGGATTATTATGTCACACCCACACCATGCACCAATGTATCGTTGTCTGGTACATTTGCGCCAAAAGAGCGCACCAAACACGTTAAAAATTGCACCCTCGAGACAGAGCAGACGTCTAATCGCGCGAATAATAAC AATTCTACTGGAAGCGACTATCAAAATTGGGGGACGTGCGAAGGGAAGATCGTGTATCAACATAACTTACTTCTGGGATTGAAAGGTCCCTCGAATCTCGACACGTTGTTCGAAGTAATCATTCAAGGTCCTATTTGTATCACTTGCGTGGAAGTGTTACGATATAACGAAACTAGAGCGATGGTCACGTTGGATTCCGGCGGACGTGGCCATGAATACGTGAAAATCAGACTAAAGGGGTACGAGAATGAAGGGTTttcctatataataaaagtttggggtgttaaaaaaattgatcaaaattGCGATAACTTTAGTTGA
- the LOC140667548 gene encoding uncharacterized protein, producing MMRDLALFVVFLAMMTGTAVSKPLPLWSTIINSNDVYSTPEINAQYLAAYQDTRSPYYVYNIYTNAGGIPNTVHVSSKPEVSYVPAYSFYYGTPIYDLRIPLNPVYPVLTPSHPGVFPPALPPTSTEQPSVTNNDDYDGIEKLDTKVDPATETKKPGNDEQNDDSITVEAI from the exons ATGATGCGG GATTTGGCGTTATTCGTAGTTTTTCTCGCCATGATGACGGGAACGGCGGTATCGAAACCGTTACCGTTATGGTCAACTATAATCAACAGTAATGACGTATATTCCACACCCGAAATCAACGCGCAGTATCTCGCTGCGTATCAAGACACGCGTTCTCCCTATTATGTTTACAAT ATCTATACAAATGCAGGAGGTATACCGAACACAGTTCACGTCAGTAGTAAACCAGAAGTTTCTTACGTTCCTGCTTACAGTTTCTATTACGGAACGCCGATTTACGATCTTCGGATTCCATTAAATCCG gTTTATCCCGTGCTAACACCATCGCATCCAGGAGTATTTCCTCCAGCGCTTCCACCAACATCTACGGAACAACCTTCCGTGACCAACAATGATGATTACGACGGCATTGAGAAATTAGATACAAAAGTGGATCCAGCTACAGAAACAAAGAAACCGGGAAACGACGAGCAGAATGATGATTCCATAACTGTGGAAGCAATATGA